Proteins co-encoded in one Fusarium fujikuroi IMI 58289 draft genome, chromosome FFUJ_chr06 genomic window:
- a CDS encoding related to multidrug resistant protein: protein MAETKASIDIERPASQRTLTPSYTGSAAKKDEENATKEDIAQPEDPNAVGWDGPDDPNNPMNWPAKKKWTCIGALSVMTLLTPLGSSMFAPGVPDIMREFETSNRNIATFVVSVYVLGFAFGPLLAAPLSEIYGRAIVFNIANVLFLIMTVATALSQNMPMLIVFRFLMGFTGSTPVTNGSGTISDIFPVQERGKAMAVWAMGPLLGPCIGPLAGGYMVEAIGWRWVFWLIAILTGFIAALCYFAAPETYAPTLLRAKAAKLKKETGNQDLYSILDKDGLTPKERLRNASIRPMRMLFTHLPVFILSLYVAIVYGVLYLMFSTFTFVFAQQYGFGTGTIGLAYLPTGIGMLLGTMTFGVLTDVVIKKKIEQNGKTVPEDRLPIWMTLPSGLLIVGSLFWYGWAADQNTHWIVPMIGVALFCFGLMGIMMCLQTYLVDAYITYAASAVAAMTVLRSLAGAMLPLAGLSMYDDLGLGWGNSILAFLALALVPVPVIFFLYGPKIRAKSPNNLD from the exons ATGGCGGAAACAAAAGCTTCGATCGATATTGAGAGACCCGCGAGTCAGCGGACGCTCACGCCTTCTTACACTGGTAGTGCTGcgaagaaggatgaagagaatgCTACGAAAGAAGACATCGCTCAGCCTGAAGACCCAAATGCTGTTGGCTGGGATGGACCAGATGATCCTAACAATCCCATGAACTGGCCTGCGAAGAAGAAATGGACTTGTATTGGTGCTCTCTCCGTCATGACCCTCCTAAC ACCTCTC GGCTCATCAATGTTCGCTCCCGGCGTCCCAGACATCATGCGCGAATTCGAAACCTCCAACCGCAACATCGCCACCTTCGTCGTCTCCGTCTACGTCCTCGGCTTCGCATTCGGTCCTCTCCTCGCCGCGCCCCTAAGTGAGATCTACGGCCgcgccatcgtcttcaacatcgccaaCGTCCTCTTCCTTATAATGACCGTCGCTACGGCGCTGAGCCAAAACATGCCCATGCTTATTGTGTTTCGCTTCTTGATGGGCTTCACGGGCTCGACGCCTGTTACTAATGGATCGGGGACTATATCGGATATCTTCCCGGTGCAGGAGAGAGGTAAGGCTATGGCTGTCTGGGCCATGGGACCGCTGCTGGGTCCGTGTATTGGACCGTTGGCGGGCGGGTATATGGTCGAGGCTATTGGATGGCGATGGGTGTTCTGGCTGATTGCTATTCTC ACCGGTTTCATCGCTGCGCTGTGCTACTTCGCCGCCCCAGAGACATACGCCCCAACCCTCCTCCGCGCTAAGGCCGCCAAACTCAAGAAAGAAACCGGCAACCAAGACTTATACTCCATCCTCGACAAAGACGGCCTCACGCCCAAAGAACGCCTCAGAAACGCCTCCATCCGCCCCATGAGAATGCTCTTCACCCATCTCCCCGTCTTCATTCTCTCCCTCTACGTCGCCATCGTCTACGGCGTGCTGTATCTCATGTTTAGCACCTTCACTTTTGTATTCGCGCAGCAATACGGTTTCGGCACTGGTACTATCGGTCTGGCGTATCTCCCTACCGGTATCGGAATGCTGCTTGGTACAATGACGTTTGGGGTCTTGACGGATGTTGTTATtaagaagaagattgagcAGAATGGTAAGACAGTGCCGGAAGATCGGTTGCCGATTTGGATGACGTTGCCGTCGGGATTGCTTATTGTGGGGTCGTTGTTTTGGTATGGTTGGGCGGCGGATCAGAATACGCATTGGATTGTGCCCATGATTGGCGTTGCGCTGTTTTGCTTTGGTCTCATGGGAATTATG ATGTGTCTTCAAACTTACCTCGTCGATGCATACATCACCTACGCCGCATCAGCCGTCGCCGCAATGACAGTCCTCCGATCTCTGGCTGGTGCTATGCTTCCTCTCGCTGGGTTGTCTATGTACGATGATCTCGGCCTCGGTTGGGGAAATAGTATCCTTGCGTTCTTGGCGCTGGCTCTTGTACCTGTTcccgtcatcttcttcttgtacGGACCCAAGATTCGAGCCAAGAGCCCGAACAACCTTGATTAG